A portion of the Macaca mulatta isolate MMU2019108-1 chromosome 4, T2T-MMU8v2.0, whole genome shotgun sequence genome contains these proteins:
- the UBE2J1 gene encoding ubiquitin-conjugating enzyme E2 J1 isoform X1, which produces METRYNLKSPAVKRLMKEAAELKDPTDHYHAQPLEDNLFEWHFTVRGPPDSDFDGGVYHGRIVLPPEYPMKPPSIILLTANGRFEVGKKICLSISGHHPETWQPSWSIRTALLAIIGFMPTKGEGAIGSLDYTPEERRALAKKSQDFCCEGCGSAMKDVLLPLKSGSDLSQADQEAKELARQISFKAEVNSSGKTISESDLNHSFSLTDLQDDIPTTFQGATASTSYGVQNSSAASFHQPTQPVAKNTSMSPRQRRAQQQSQRRSSTSPDGIQGRQPRDTHTDHGGSAVLIVILTLALAALIFRRIYLANEYIFDFEL; this is translated from the exons ctgttAAGCGTTTAATGAAAGAAGCGGCAGAATTGAAAGATCCAACAGATCATTACCATGCGCAACCTTTAGAG GATAACCTTTTTGAATGGCACTTCACGGTTAGAGGGCCTCCAGACTCCGATTTTGATGGAGGAGTTTATCATGGGCGGATAGTACTGCCACCAGAGTATCCCATGAAACCACCAAGCATTATTCTCCTAACG GCTAATGGACGATTTGAAGTGGGCAAGAAAATCTGTTTGAGCATCTCAGGACATCATCCTGAAACTTGGCAGCCTTCGTGGAGTA taaggACAGCATTATTAGCCATCATTGGGTTTATGCCAACAAAAGGAGAGGGAGCCATAGGTTCTCTAGATTACACTCCTGAGGAAAGAAGAGCACTTGCCAAAAA ATCACAAGATTTCTGTTGTGAAGGATGTGGCTCTGCCATGAAGGATGTCCTGTTGCCTTTAAAATCTGGAAGCGATTTGAGCCAAGCTGACCAAGAAGCCAAAGAACTGGCTAGGCAAATCAGTTTTAAG GCAGAAGTCAATTCATCTGGAAAGACTATTTCTGAGTCAGACTTAAACCACTCTTTTTCACTAACTGATTTACAAGATGATATACCTACAACATTCCAGGGTGCTACGGCCAGTACATCG TATGGAGTCCAGAATTCCTCGGCAGCATCCTTTCATCAACCTACCCAACCTGTAGCTAAGAATACCTCCATGAGCCCTCGACAGCGCCGGGCCCAGCAGCAGAGTCAGAGAAGGTCTTCTACTTCACCAGATGGAATCCAGGGCCGCCAGCCAAGAGACACCCACACTGATCATGGCGGATCAGCTGTACTGATTGTCATCCTGACTTTGGCATTGGCAGCTCTTATATTCCGACGAATATATCTGGCCAATGAATACATATTTGACTTTGAGTTATAA
- the UBE2J1 gene encoding ubiquitin-conjugating enzyme E2 J1 isoform X2 yields the protein METRYNLKSPAVKRLMKEAAELKDPTDHYHAQPLEDNLFEWHFTVRGPPDSDFDGGVYHGRIVLPPEYPMKPPSIILLTANGRFEVGKKICLSISGHHPETWQPSWSIRTALLAIIGFMPTKGEGAIGSLDYTPEERRALAKKSQDFCCEGCGSAMKDVLLPLKSGSDLSQADQEAKELARQISFKYGVQNSSAASFHQPTQPVAKNTSMSPRQRRAQQQSQRRSSTSPDGIQGRQPRDTHTDHGGSAVLIVILTLALAALIFRRIYLANEYIFDFEL from the exons ctgttAAGCGTTTAATGAAAGAAGCGGCAGAATTGAAAGATCCAACAGATCATTACCATGCGCAACCTTTAGAG GATAACCTTTTTGAATGGCACTTCACGGTTAGAGGGCCTCCAGACTCCGATTTTGATGGAGGAGTTTATCATGGGCGGATAGTACTGCCACCAGAGTATCCCATGAAACCACCAAGCATTATTCTCCTAACG GCTAATGGACGATTTGAAGTGGGCAAGAAAATCTGTTTGAGCATCTCAGGACATCATCCTGAAACTTGGCAGCCTTCGTGGAGTA taaggACAGCATTATTAGCCATCATTGGGTTTATGCCAACAAAAGGAGAGGGAGCCATAGGTTCTCTAGATTACACTCCTGAGGAAAGAAGAGCACTTGCCAAAAA ATCACAAGATTTCTGTTGTGAAGGATGTGGCTCTGCCATGAAGGATGTCCTGTTGCCTTTAAAATCTGGAAGCGATTTGAGCCAAGCTGACCAAGAAGCCAAAGAACTGGCTAGGCAAATCAGTTTTAAG TATGGAGTCCAGAATTCCTCGGCAGCATCCTTTCATCAACCTACCCAACCTGTAGCTAAGAATACCTCCATGAGCCCTCGACAGCGCCGGGCCCAGCAGCAGAGTCAGAGAAGGTCTTCTACTTCACCAGATGGAATCCAGGGCCGCCAGCCAAGAGACACCCACACTGATCATGGCGGATCAGCTGTACTGATTGTCATCCTGACTTTGGCATTGGCAGCTCTTATATTCCGACGAATATATCTGGCCAATGAATACATATTTGACTTTGAGTTATAA